In Chryseobacterium lactis, a single genomic region encodes these proteins:
- a CDS encoding thiopeptide-type bacteriocin biosynthesis protein — MLIKRTFIPGSEWLYIKIYTGVKTADVILEEAVNPLLQKLQEEDLIRKWFFIRYNDPKIHLRLRFELSDIHHFSKVLSLITDCLQEHIDSGEISEFLVDVYKREVERYGEQTIEAAEFLFWKSSNEILREYLHFDDEEKIMVALFHIDKMLDYLGLTIHEKVEWAGHGNQSFKKEFNADKRLNSQLDKKYRVFTSQYSEFVESDDYMPFKKIIQKNINECEEVLQYIKSNNPDAIQTFFPSVFHMHVNRLFISNQRLFEMIIYDYLSRYYKSLAFKN; from the coding sequence ATGTTGATAAAAAGAACGTTTATTCCAGGAAGTGAATGGCTGTATATCAAAATTTATACAGGAGTGAAAACAGCGGATGTTATTTTGGAAGAAGCTGTGAACCCTTTACTGCAAAAATTGCAGGAAGAAGACTTAATAAGAAAATGGTTCTTTATACGGTATAATGATCCAAAAATTCATCTTCGGCTGCGTTTCGAACTTTCGGACATTCATCATTTTAGTAAAGTTCTGTCACTGATCACTGATTGTTTGCAGGAGCATATCGATTCCGGAGAGATTTCGGAATTTTTAGTAGATGTCTATAAAAGGGAAGTTGAGCGGTACGGAGAGCAAACTATTGAAGCAGCTGAATTTTTATTTTGGAAGAGCAGCAATGAAATACTTCGGGAGTATCTGCACTTTGATGATGAAGAGAAAATTATGGTCGCCCTTTTTCATATCGATAAAATGTTAGATTATTTAGGGTTAACGATTCACGAAAAAGTAGAGTGGGCAGGCCATGGTAATCAGTCTTTTAAAAAGGAATTTAATGCAGATAAGAGACTGAACAGTCAGTTGGATAAGAAGTACAGGGTGTTTACTTCTCAATATTCAGAATTTGTCGAATCCGATGATTACATGCCTTTCAAGAAGATTATTCAAAAGAATATAAATGAGTGTGAAGAGGTGTTACAATATATAAAAAGTAACAACCCAGACGCTATTCAAACCTTTTTTCCAAGTGTATTTCATATGCATGTCAACCGGTTGTTTATTTCAAATCAGCGGTTGTTTGAGATGATTATTTATGATTATCTGTCCAGATACTATAAATCACTTGCTTTTAAAAATTGA
- a CDS encoding DUF3810 domain-containing protein: protein MISFFENFFEFQKGFHQILFSWIPFSVGDLLYFILGGFIVYLFISLFNKKRRNGSLLKMLIMVNIFYFVYQIFWGMMYFQTPIIKKLSSQEKPETEKAKKLALRYLEKCKLTRESVHEDQKGVFMITDLKSIQQEILQQQAKLPHYISDKTTTQILAIKPSLFKNVMSFTGILGYYNPFTAEAQYNSELPSIFIPFTTAHESSHQLGFAREQEANFVGYLIGINSSNTDLRYSTEYFTLKSLLRFIVEEDPEFVKSVLTNYSSAMKRDRIYEKKFAFTHQGWLDDFFGYTNNLFLKSNQQEGSVTYSYFIDLLLNYEK from the coding sequence ATGATTTCTTTTTTTGAAAATTTCTTTGAATTTCAAAAAGGATTTCATCAAATTCTATTCAGTTGGATTCCATTTTCTGTGGGAGATCTGCTCTACTTTATACTGGGAGGTTTTATTGTGTATCTTTTCATTTCTTTATTCAACAAGAAGCGTAGAAACGGCTCTCTTCTGAAGATGTTGATCATGGTCAATATCTTCTATTTTGTCTATCAGATATTTTGGGGAATGATGTATTTCCAGACTCCGATCATTAAAAAACTGTCGAGCCAGGAGAAGCCGGAGACAGAAAAGGCTAAAAAACTGGCGTTGCGTTATCTTGAAAAATGCAAGCTCACCAGAGAATCCGTGCATGAAGATCAGAAAGGAGTCTTCATGATAACGGATCTAAAGTCCATACAACAGGAAATTTTGCAACAACAGGCCAAACTCCCTCATTATATCTCAGATAAAACAACAACGCAAATTTTGGCCATTAAACCGAGCTTGTTTAAGAATGTCATGAGTTTTACCGGAATACTGGGATATTACAATCCTTTTACTGCTGAAGCTCAATATAATTCTGAACTTCCTTCTATATTCATTCCTTTTACTACAGCACATGAAAGCTCTCATCAATTGGGCTTTGCCAGGGAGCAGGAAGCTAATTTTGTGGGATACCTGATAGGCATCAATTCCAGTAATACGGATCTGAGATATAGTACAGAGTATTTTACATTGAAAAGTCTTCTAAGGTTTATTGTTGAAGAAGATCCTGAATTTGTAAAATCTGTTCTTACTAATTATTCATCTGCAATGAAAAGAGACAGGATTTATGAAAAAAAATTCGCGTTTACTCACCAGGGGTGGCTGGATGACTTCTTCGGATATACTAATAATCTGTTTCTTAAGAGCAATCAACAGGAAGGTTCGGTGACCTATTCTTACTTTATTGACCTTCTTCTCAACTATGAAAAATAG
- a CDS encoding MFS transporter: protein MSNYSKQTNWAQFIPLVTVFFFWGFVAASNDILIPVFQKAFNLTQTESMLVQICFYVAYTVGSLIYMGISKSIRQDLINKIGYKNGLILGLLISALGTLLFYPAANLKSFPLMISGLFIVGLGFSLQQIVANPLAIEVGPTETGSQRLTMAGGINNLGTTIGPLIVAFAIFGSASAANTEASIESVKIPYLILGVAFVLVAIMLKFSSLPAVTPTNVENTDDSTPGEHKSSAFQYPQLVMGMIAIFVYVGVEVSTASNLPAYMEKNLGFETKDVAPYVSLYWASLMIGRWTGAVEAFDVNAGFKKILRFLAPYLAFGVFLFVNAIAKHDLSPFYVYGFVIIAMIICDIMSKGNPARMLLIFSVAGIAALLTGMFTTGMISVYAFTSVGLFCSTLWPCIFALAINGLGKHTNQGSGYLIMMIMGGGLVSLLQGYVADVINIQFSYIVGVICFAYLAFYAIRVTGILKSQGISLDHISKGNGH, encoded by the coding sequence ATGTCAAATTATTCTAAACAAACCAATTGGGCACAATTCATTCCTTTGGTTACTGTATTCTTCTTTTGGGGATTTGTAGCGGCCAGTAATGATATTCTGATCCCAGTTTTCCAAAAAGCCTTCAATTTAACCCAAACTGAGAGTATGCTGGTACAGATCTGCTTTTATGTTGCATATACTGTAGGCTCTTTAATCTACATGGGTATTTCCAAAAGTATTCGTCAGGATTTGATTAACAAAATCGGATATAAAAACGGGCTTATTCTGGGATTGCTTATTTCTGCATTGGGGACATTGTTATTTTACCCTGCTGCCAATCTGAAATCTTTCCCACTAATGATCTCAGGATTATTTATTGTAGGTTTAGGCTTCTCTCTTCAGCAGATTGTTGCCAATCCGCTTGCCATTGAGGTAGGTCCTACGGAAACAGGATCTCAAAGGTTAACGATGGCCGGAGGAATCAACAACCTGGGAACGACGATCGGACCTCTTATTGTTGCATTTGCTATTTTCGGTTCTGCTTCGGCAGCCAACACGGAAGCCAGTATCGAGAGTGTGAAAATTCCTTATCTAATTTTGGGAGTTGCTTTTGTATTGGTTGCAATAATGCTGAAGTTCTCATCTCTTCCTGCTGTAACGCCAACAAATGTTGAAAATACAGATGATTCAACTCCGGGAGAGCATAAAAGTTCAGCGTTTCAGTACCCTCAATTGGTAATGGGAATGATTGCTATCTTTGTGTACGTTGGAGTGGAAGTTTCTACAGCCAGTAACCTTCCTGCCTATATGGAGAAAAACTTAGGTTTTGAAACCAAAGATGTAGCGCCATATGTTTCTTTATATTGGGCATCACTTATGATTGGCCGTTGGACGGGTGCCGTGGAAGCATTTGACGTCAATGCAGGTTTTAAAAAGATACTAAGATTCCTGGCTCCATATCTTGCATTTGGTGTATTTTTATTTGTGAACGCAATTGCCAAGCATGATCTTTCACCATTTTATGTGTATGGTTTTGTTATCATCGCCATGATTATTTGTGATATCATGAGTAAAGGAAATCCTGCAAGAATGCTTTTGATTTTCTCAGTAGCAGGAATAGCAGCATTGCTAACAGGTATGTTTACAACAGGAATGATTTCTGTGTATGCATTCACAAGTGTAGGTTTATTCTGCTCAACGTTATGGCCATGTATTTTTGCGCTGGCTATCAACGGTCTTGGAAAGCATACCAATCAAGGGTCAGGATACCTGATTATGATGATTATGGGAGGTGGTCTTGTAAGTCTTTTACAAGGATACGTAGCAGATGTTATCAATATCCAGTTTAGCTATATCGTGGGTGTTATTTGTTTTGCTTATCTTGCATTCTATGCAATCCGTGTAACCGGTATTTTAAAAAGCCAGGGAATTAGCCTGGATCATATATCTAAAGGCAATGGTCATTAA
- a CDS encoding lysophospholipid acyltransferase family protein yields the protein MTKILNHLWRLWLFVLAFVLTITLGIPVYILSFNKKHYKYAYQFIRLWCFGIFYGMGFRYDLIKLSEQKMDKNIPYVFISNHTSIMDIMLVCILSPDHPICFVGKKELVKIPIFGTIYKRICVMVDRSSARSRADVYRRCAEKMEEGNSVAIFPEGGVPDDTSVLLDDFKDGAFILSSKHNSPIAVYTFIGLKEMFPFDNAKGHPGTVKVYFNGVIDTTHSPKDSKSISFEEIKKTLVKYSV from the coding sequence GTGACAAAAATTTTAAATCATCTCTGGCGACTTTGGCTGTTTGTGTTAGCATTTGTTTTAACCATCACTCTTGGTATCCCTGTTTATATTTTATCTTTTAATAAAAAGCATTATAAATATGCTTATCAATTCATCCGTCTCTGGTGTTTCGGAATATTTTACGGAATGGGTTTCAGGTATGATCTCATTAAGCTTTCCGAACAAAAAATGGACAAAAACATCCCGTATGTTTTCATATCCAATCATACCTCGATTATGGATATTATGCTGGTTTGTATTTTATCTCCGGATCATCCGATTTGTTTTGTAGGAAAAAAAGAACTTGTCAAGATTCCTATTTTTGGAACGATATATAAAAGGATATGTGTAATGGTAGACAGAAGCAGTGCAAGAAGCCGGGCCGATGTATACCGCAGATGTGCTGAAAAAATGGAGGAAGGGAACAGCGTTGCCATTTTCCCTGAAGGAGGAGTTCCTGATGATACCTCTGTTCTTTTGGATGACTTTAAGGATGGGGCATTTATTTTATCCTCAAAACACAACTCCCCTATTGCTGTTTACACGTTTATTGGGTTGAAAGAAATGTTTCCGTTTGACAATGCTAAGGGGCACCCCGGTACTGTAAAGGTGTATTTCAATGGAGTCATAGATACTACACATTCTCCAAAAGACTCAAAATCAATAAGTTTCGAAGAAATAAAAAAAACCTTAGTTAAGTATTCCGTTTAA
- a CDS encoding GtrA family protein, which produces MKEILIRQKQVLFFIVAGGLSAIVEIGSFKIFSTYLPHFLAKETNFHGIHYPLSNIFSTSCGIITNYFLSIWFVFERGKHSKKKEFVYFMAVSFVSTLLSLGFFQIFYSLIFKDNINLFFYTLSPEIISKIAAILLVSILNYSVKKKVIFNG; this is translated from the coding sequence ATGAAAGAAATACTTATACGCCAGAAACAGGTTCTGTTCTTTATCGTGGCAGGAGGACTGAGTGCTATTGTAGAAATTGGCAGCTTCAAGATATTCAGTACTTACCTTCCTCATTTTCTCGCAAAAGAAACGAATTTTCATGGGATCCATTATCCATTGAGTAATATCTTTTCGACGAGCTGCGGAATTATCACCAACTATTTTCTGAGCATTTGGTTTGTTTTCGAAAGAGGTAAGCATTCCAAGAAAAAGGAATTTGTCTATTTTATGGCCGTTTCATTCGTATCAACTTTATTAAGCTTAGGATTCTTCCAGATATTTTACAGTTTAATCTTTAAGGATAATATCAATTTATTTTTTTATACCTTGAGCCCGGAAATAATCAGTAAAATTGCAGCAATATTGCTGGTTTCCATTCTTAATTATTCGGTAAAAAAGAAAGTAATTTTTAACGGTTAA
- a CDS encoding BadF/BadG/BcrA/BcrD ATPase family protein yields the protein MVAIVDSGSTKSDWVILDDFKKVFLKTETIGFNPNFINRELIAPEIQKNSNLMLVRNSITKVYFYGSGCGVQKNCETIEEELQKVFGKAEIIVKEDLMAAAYAAYSGKPAIVCILGTGSNSCYFDGKNLKIELPSLGFLIGDEGSGSAIGKQLVRRYFMKKLPSDLHTEFEADYNLTVEDALKNMYHAPRPNAYLANFTKFVIERKDHPYFRDMVFEEMKSFFEYQVLPYHEAKDAEINFIGSIAYYYENILRSVATELHLNVGHVVQKPIESLVDYHIKYIL from the coding sequence ATGGTTGCTATTGTAGATAGTGGTTCTACTAAATCGGATTGGGTAATTCTTGATGACTTTAAGAAAGTTTTTCTGAAAACAGAAACCATCGGCTTTAATCCGAATTTTATCAATAGAGAACTTATCGCTCCTGAAATTCAGAAGAACAGCAACCTGATGTTGGTGAGAAATTCAATTACCAAAGTCTATTTTTATGGCTCAGGATGTGGAGTGCAAAAGAATTGTGAAACCATAGAAGAAGAGCTTCAGAAAGTATTTGGAAAAGCTGAGATTATTGTAAAAGAAGACCTGATGGCCGCTGCCTATGCTGCCTACAGCGGAAAACCGGCAATTGTCTGTATTCTGGGCACAGGCTCAAACTCTTGCTATTTTGACGGTAAAAATCTGAAAATAGAATTGCCATCCCTTGGATTCCTGATTGGAGATGAGGGAAGCGGAAGCGCGATCGGAAAACAACTCGTTCGCAGATATTTTATGAAAAAACTGCCGTCTGATCTTCATACCGAATTCGAAGCAGACTACAATCTTACCGTAGAAGATGCATTGAAAAATATGTATCACGCTCCAAGGCCAAATGCTTATTTGGCTAATTTTACCAAATTTGTGATCGAAAGAAAAGATCATCCTTATTTCAGGGATATGGTTTTTGAAGAAATGAAAAGCTTCTTCGAATACCAGGTTTTGCCTTATCATGAAGCTAAAGATGCTGAGATTAATTTCATCGGCTCTATTGCTTATTATTACGAAAATATTCTACGTTCTGTTGCTACAGAACTTCATTTAAATGTGGGACATGTTGTTCAGAAACCAATTGAAAGCTTAGTAGATTACCACATTAAATATATACTCTAA
- a CDS encoding NADP-dependent malic enzyme encodes MSSKNHRDEKNFSQAALDYHKAEPKGKIEVIPSKPHSSQRDLSLAYSPGVAVPCMEIHDKPETVYDYTGKGNLVAVISNGTAVLGLGDIGAEASKPVMEGKGLLFKIFADINVFDIEIDEKDPDKFIEIVKGIAPTFGGINLEDIKAPEAFYIEQKLKEELNIPLMHDDQHGTAIISAAALINSLQIANKNIGEVKMVVNGAGAAAIACTKLYISLGLKKENVLMCDSKGVINHKRENLTPEKLDFIANTDIETLEDAVKGSDVFVGLSKGNVMTPEMLLSMGENPIVFALANPDPEIAYDLALETRKDVIMATGRSDYPNQVNNVLGFPYIFRGALDVQATGINEEMKLAAVHAIADLAKEPVPEAVILAYNVQSLQFGRDYFIPKPFDNRLITKVSSAVAKAAIESGVARKTISDFEEYEHQLLDRMGRDERLVRMMQSRAKSNPKRITLGNAEEYNVLKAAQILYEEGIAYPSLLGDKKYIKEQMDRYGINLDIPIIDPSDDDQKENRKKYRETLWKLRQRKGMNEYKAKRYVRQRDYFGPLMLKHGDTDGLIVGFSKNYTSVLRPVLEVIEKDKGVDKVAAMMMILSEKKPIFFADTSINQNPTSEDLVNIAKMAEFTVKSFAIEPRIAMLGFENFAAISETSKKVAKAVSILHEKYPKMIVDGEIQPDFAMNADHLSDYPFSKLGTTPANTFIFPNLESANLSYKILRGMKVAQVIGPILMGLKQPVHVLQMRSSVDEIVNLATIAVLDAQRREKKA; translated from the coding sequence ATGTCAAGTAAAAACCACCGCGACGAAAAGAACTTTAGCCAGGCCGCGTTAGATTATCATAAAGCAGAACCCAAAGGAAAAATAGAAGTTATCCCATCAAAGCCACACTCTTCTCAGAGAGATTTGTCATTGGCATATTCTCCGGGAGTAGCAGTTCCTTGTATGGAAATTCACGATAAACCGGAAACCGTATATGATTATACAGGAAAAGGGAACCTGGTCGCTGTAATTTCTAACGGTACTGCTGTACTTGGACTTGGAGATATTGGTGCTGAGGCTTCAAAACCGGTAATGGAAGGGAAAGGTCTTTTATTCAAAATATTTGCAGATATCAACGTATTTGACATCGAAATTGATGAAAAAGATCCAGACAAATTTATTGAAATTGTAAAAGGAATTGCTCCAACCTTTGGAGGAATCAACCTTGAAGATATTAAAGCTCCTGAAGCATTTTATATTGAGCAAAAGCTGAAAGAGGAATTGAATATTCCTTTAATGCATGATGATCAGCACGGAACTGCAATTATTTCTGCTGCCGCATTGATCAACTCACTACAGATTGCCAATAAGAATATTGGTGAAGTAAAAATGGTAGTGAATGGAGCCGGTGCTGCTGCTATTGCCTGTACTAAGCTTTATATTTCATTAGGATTGAAAAAAGAAAACGTCCTGATGTGTGACAGTAAGGGGGTAATTAACCACAAAAGAGAAAACCTTACGCCTGAAAAATTAGATTTCATTGCTAATACAGATATAGAAACATTAGAAGATGCTGTAAAAGGATCTGATGTTTTCGTTGGATTATCCAAAGGAAATGTAATGACTCCCGAAATGTTGTTGAGCATGGGTGAAAATCCTATTGTATTTGCTTTGGCTAATCCGGATCCGGAAATTGCTTACGACCTTGCCCTTGAAACCCGTAAAGACGTGATCATGGCAACAGGAAGAAGCGATTATCCTAACCAGGTAAATAACGTATTGGGATTCCCTTATATTTTCCGTGGTGCACTGGATGTTCAGGCTACAGGAATTAATGAAGAAATGAAATTGGCAGCGGTGCATGCTATTGCTGATCTGGCAAAAGAGCCGGTACCTGAAGCTGTAATTCTAGCTTATAACGTTCAAAGTCTGCAATTCGGAAGAGACTACTTTATTCCAAAACCATTTGATAACAGACTGATCACGAAAGTTTCAAGTGCTGTAGCAAAAGCTGCTATTGAAAGTGGTGTTGCCAGAAAGACAATCTCGGATTTCGAAGAATATGAACACCAGCTTCTGGACAGAATGGGCAGAGACGAAAGGTTGGTAAGAATGATGCAGAGCCGTGCCAAGTCTAACCCAAAAAGAATTACCCTTGGAAATGCAGAAGAATATAATGTGTTGAAGGCTGCTCAGATTCTTTATGAAGAAGGAATTGCTTATCCAAGTCTTTTAGGAGATAAAAAATACATCAAGGAACAAATGGATCGTTATGGAATTAACCTTGACATTCCAATCATTGATCCAAGCGATGACGATCAGAAAGAAAACAGAAAGAAATACAGAGAAACCCTTTGGAAACTTCGTCAGAGAAAAGGAATGAACGAGTACAAAGCGAAAAGATATGTTCGCCAGAGAGATTACTTCGGACCTTTAATGCTTAAGCATGGAGATACTGACGGTCTTATCGTTGGATTCTCTAAAAATTATACCTCAGTATTACGTCCTGTTTTGGAAGTTATTGAAAAAGATAAAGGAGTAGATAAAGTGGCGGCGATGATGATGATCCTGTCTGAAAAGAAACCTATTTTCTTTGCAGATACTTCTATCAACCAGAATCCTACATCAGAAGATCTTGTGAATATTGCTAAAATGGCGGAGTTTACAGTGAAGTCTTTCGCGATCGAGCCAAGAATTGCAATGCTTGGTTTTGAAAACTTTGCTGCCATCTCTGAAACATCCAAGAAAGTAGCGAAGGCAGTAAGTATTCTTCATGAGAAGTATCCTAAAATGATCGTAGACGGTGAAATTCAACCGGATTTTGCCATGAATGCTGATCATTTAAGTGACTATCCTTTCTCAAAATTAGGAACAACACCTGCCAATACATTTATCTTCCCGAATCTTGAAAGTGCCAACTTATCATACAAAATTCTAAGAGGAATGAAGGTTGCACAGGTAATCGGACCTATCTTAATGGGATTAAAGCAGCCGGTACACGTACTTCAGATGCGTTCCAGTGTAGATGAGATTGTGAATCTTGCCACTATCGCAGTTCTTGATGCTCAAAGAAGAGAAAAGAAAGCGTAA
- a CDS encoding carbohydrate porin yields the protein MKKRTLARSGYLFFLATGSLLYAQKINFKSHELSSNGYLRTGFGWTEGGQMVNFITPDNVHKFRMGNEANHYAEFQFNYRYKNKDSVNLYEVTYMMSKYIPFGGDNYKQFPETAQLYGKINKVVKNASIWIGKRYYDRRNVEMLDYFWINSAQNSQLGIGLENYQVKNSGTLNLAVMRFKYGNNDAHSYVTDFRYLDIPVSEHSKLNLLGQYSVKTQNDITNTPRSTGYAVGGWWTYSQKNITNTSTVIFRKGSSITDNTYTGKTITENAGDKIMYNLDRANSFDVINNFVYDDKRKHAVQASLTYQYRDFGIGNTDNNGIIIDDKASRNLFSVGFRYLYYINKHFNLALEAGNDYVKNNRSGVEGSLQKVTFSPQISWDYGYYSRPVLRPFVTYAHWSDSFKGTTGMSDFNTRLISKNNGFSFGLQLEVWW from the coding sequence ATGAAAAAAAGAACACTTGCAAGATCAGGATACCTGTTTTTTTTGGCAACAGGATCATTATTGTATGCGCAAAAAATTAATTTTAAATCACATGAACTCTCTTCCAATGGCTATTTAAGAACAGGTTTTGGATGGACAGAAGGAGGTCAGATGGTCAATTTTATAACTCCGGATAACGTTCATAAATTCAGAATGGGTAATGAAGCCAACCATTATGCCGAATTTCAATTCAATTACCGATACAAAAACAAAGATTCCGTTAATCTGTATGAAGTCACCTACATGATGTCTAAGTATATTCCTTTCGGTGGAGACAACTATAAGCAGTTTCCCGAAACCGCTCAATTGTATGGTAAAATAAACAAAGTCGTTAAAAATGCCAGCATTTGGATTGGAAAGAGATACTATGATCGTAGAAATGTAGAAATGTTAGATTATTTTTGGATCAATTCTGCTCAAAATTCTCAGTTAGGAATTGGATTAGAGAATTATCAGGTCAAAAACTCCGGTACCTTGAATCTGGCCGTGATGAGATTTAAATACGGAAATAATGACGCTCACTCCTATGTAACGGATTTCAGATATCTGGACATTCCGGTCTCGGAACACTCCAAACTTAATCTTTTAGGACAGTATAGTGTGAAAACTCAAAATGATATTACAAATACACCACGCTCTACAGGCTACGCTGTCGGAGGTTGGTGGACTTATTCCCAAAAGAATATCACAAATACTTCCACTGTAATTTTCAGGAAAGGAAGCTCCATTACCGATAATACTTACACAGGAAAAACAATAACGGAAAATGCAGGCGATAAAATAATGTATAATCTTGATAGGGCCAATTCCTTTGATGTGATTAATAATTTTGTTTATGATGATAAAAGAAAACATGCCGTACAGGCATCTCTTACCTACCAATATAGAGATTTTGGTATTGGCAATACCGATAATAATGGAATAATTATCGACGATAAAGCGTCAAGGAACCTTTTTAGCGTGGGTTTCCGATATCTGTATTATATCAATAAACATTTTAATCTTGCTTTGGAGGCTGGAAACGATTATGTAAAAAATAACAGATCAGGAGTAGAAGGAAGTTTACAGAAAGTCACATTTTCGCCTCAGATTTCCTGGGATTACGGATATTATTCAAGACCGGTATTAAGACCGTTTGTTACCTATGCGCATTGGTCTGATAGTTTTAAGGGGACTACAGGGATGTCAGATTTCAACACAAGGCTTATCAGTAAAAATAATGGGTTTTCATTTGGTCTCCAGCTTGAGGTATGGTGGTAA
- the ruvA gene encoding Holliday junction branch migration protein RuvA produces the protein MIFSLQGTVQELTPTYAVINVQGVGYYVGISLMTSQTLVLNQQTFLFIQQIIREDAHLLFGFNTRSEKEMFNLLISVNGVGAVSALILLSTLSLDEIANAILSKNSALIQKAKGIGAKTAERIIVDLKDKVQKFSVPGENISAPVDNKIKEESLSALEVLGIPKRMSEKIADRILKQNPNSSVEELVKQILKNI, from the coding sequence ATGATATTTTCTTTACAAGGCACAGTTCAAGAACTTACGCCTACCTACGCCGTAATTAATGTACAAGGAGTTGGTTACTACGTGGGAATCAGCTTAATGACCTCACAGACGCTGGTTCTTAATCAGCAGACCTTTCTGTTTATTCAGCAGATCATCCGTGAAGATGCCCATCTTCTCTTTGGATTTAACACTCGTTCTGAAAAAGAAATGTTCAATCTGTTAATAAGTGTTAACGGAGTAGGAGCTGTTTCTGCTCTTATTTTATTGTCAACACTTAGTCTTGACGAGATTGCTAATGCAATCCTTTCAAAGAACAGTGCGCTGATCCAAAAAGCTAAAGGAATTGGGGCCAAAACAGCTGAGAGAATTATTGTTGATCTTAAAGATAAAGTACAGAAATTCAGTGTTCCGGGTGAGAACATTTCTGCGCCTGTGGATAATAAAATTAAGGAAGAATCGTTATCTGCATTAGAAGTTTTGGGGATTCCGAAGCGAATGAGTGAAAAAATTGCAGACAGAATATTGAAGCAAAATCCAAATAGCTCAGTTGAAGAATTGGTTAAACAAATTTTAAAAAACATTTAA